A window from Macaca fascicularis isolate 582-1 chromosome 20, T2T-MFA8v1.1 encodes these proteins:
- the HBZ gene encoding hemoglobin subunit zeta, translating to MSLTKTERTLIVSMWAKISTQADTIGTETLERLFLSYPQTKTYFPHFDLHPGSAQLHAHGSKVVAAVGDAAKNIDNIGAALSKLSELHAYVLRVDPVNFKLLSHCLLVTLAARFPADFTAEAHAAWDKFLSVVSSVLTEKYR from the exons ATGTCTCTGACCAAGACTGAGAGGACCCTCATTGTGTCCATGTGGGCCAAGATCTCCACTCAGGCCGACACCATCGGCACCGAGACTCTGGAGAG GCTCTTCCTCAGCTACCCGCAGACCAAGACCTACTTCCCGCACTTCGACCTGCACCCGGGGTCCGCGCAGCTGCACGCGCACGGCTCCAAGGTGGTGGCCGCCGTGGGCGACGCAGCGAAGAACATCGACAACATCGGCGCCGCCCTGTCCAAGCTGAGCGAGCTGCACGCCTACGTCCTGCGCGTGGACCCGGTCAACTTCAAG CTCCTGTCCCACTGCCTGCTGGTCACCCTGGCCGCGCGCTTCCCCGCCGACTTCACGGCCGAGGCCCACGCCGCCTGGGACAAGTTCCTATCGGTCGTATCCTCTGTCCTGACCGAGAAGTACCGCTGA